A portion of the Burkholderia sp. GAS332 genome contains these proteins:
- a CDS encoding transcriptional regulator, TetR family, translating into MKRHASSTGSSAPPSERGRPREFDLDEVTGIAGKVFWEQGYHATSIESLCQSTGLFRASLYSTFGDKHGLLVAAFDRYAEGAIARLKERLAVDLPPREALREALLHYTQVASKLSGRHGCLITNAAIEMLPTDEALRPHIETTLRRIASHLVAAVVRGQQAGEFNAELDEQAVGNFLLCMVQGLRVLGKVNVSKNELVSIVDMTMRALV; encoded by the coding sequence ATGAAACGACACGCTTCTTCCACCGGCTCTTCCGCCCCGCCGTCCGAGCGCGGGCGGCCGCGTGAATTCGATCTTGACGAAGTCACCGGGATCGCCGGCAAGGTCTTCTGGGAGCAGGGCTACCATGCAACGTCGATTGAATCGTTATGTCAGTCGACGGGCCTTTTCCGTGCCAGCCTCTACAGCACGTTTGGCGATAAACACGGGCTTCTGGTCGCCGCATTCGATCGTTACGCAGAGGGCGCCATTGCGCGCCTGAAAGAGCGGCTCGCCGTCGATCTGCCGCCGCGCGAAGCACTTCGTGAGGCTTTGCTTCATTACACCCAGGTCGCCAGCAAGCTGTCGGGACGCCACGGCTGCCTCATCACGAACGCAGCCATCGAGATGTTGCCGACTGACGAGGCTTTGCGCCCGCACATCGAGACCACCTTGAGACGGATTGCCTCTCATCTCGTCGCCGCTGTGGTCCGCGGCCAACAAGCGGGGGAATTCAACGCCGAGCTCGACGAGCAGGCTGTCGGCAACTTCCTGCTCTGCATGGTTCAGGGCTTGCGCGTGCTAGGAAAAGTGAATGTCAGCAAGAACGAACTGGTGTCGATCGTCGATATGACAATGCGAGCGCTGGTCTAA